The genomic segment CAGGCGTGCATTTCGCCAGATCACATCGTCAGATTGAAGCTGTTGCATGGGCATTTCTCTTGTCATGGGTTGTATAGACATTTATTTTCATCTGCTGCATGCTGTCAACCATTCTGATGTTAAATGTTATTTTTTTGTGATGATTTTCCCTGCGCGTCGGGGCAAAAATGCAACTTTTACCCTTTTTTATCTTCCCGTTTCGCTCAACTTAGTATAAAAAAGCAGGCTATTTCGTCTCTACCCTTAAGACTTGCTTATCAGGAGCTTTACCTTGAACATTTCCAGGATTTCCCGTCTGGGGTTGGCACTCGCATTTGGCGTGACGTTGTCCGCATGCAGCTCAACCCCCCCGGATCAGCAACCTTCTGAGCAGGTGGCACCGGGGACTTCATCTCGCCCGATCCTCTCTGCTGATGAAGCGAAAAACTTTACCCAGGCGCGTTACTTCACGGCGATGGATCCCAACGCTGCACCCTGGACGCCTTCTTCTATTAACCTGCCTAAGCAGCCTGACTTTGTGGTTGGACCGGCAGGCTCGAAGGGCGTAACTCACACTTCTATTCAGGCGGCGGTAGATGCTGCAATCACTAAACACAGCGCTTCTCGTCAGTTCATCGCCATTCTGCCGGGCGAATATGAAGGGACCGTTTACGTGCCGGCTGCACCGGGCAGCATTACGCTGTATGGTCTGGGCGAAAAAGCTATCGACGTGAAAATCGGTCTGGCGATTGATTCCGAACTCGATAGCACCACCTGGCGTCACCTGGTGAATCCAGCGGGTAAATACATGCCGGGTAAACCTGCCTGGTATATGTTTGATAGCTGTCAGAGCAAGCGTACCGCGACCACTGGCGTGATGTGCTCGGCAGTATTGTGGTCTCAGAATAATGGTCTGCAACTGCAGAACCTGACCATTCAGAACACCGTGGGGGACAGCGTTGACGCGGGCAACCATCAGGCCGTAGCGCTGCGCAGCGATGGCGATAAAGTGCAACTCAACAATGTGAATATTTTGGGCCGTCAGAATACCTTCTTCGTCACCAACAGTGGTGTGCAGAACACCCTGCAAAATAACCGCCTGACACGTACACTGGTCACCAACAGCTATGTTGAAGGTGACGTGGACCTGGTGTCCGGACGTGGCGCGGTGGTGTTCGATAATACCGAATTCCGCGTGGTGAACTCACGTACTCAGCAGGAAGGCTATGTGTTTGCGCCGGCAACCCAGTCTAACCTGTTCTACGGCTTCCTCGCCGTTAACAGCCGCTTCAACGCATACGGTAACGGCGTGGCGCAGCTCGGTCGTGCTCTGGATGTGGATTCTGCTACCAACGGCCAGGTGGTGATCCGCGATAGCGTGATTAACGAAGGTTTTAATACGGCAAAACCGTGGGCGGATGCCGCTATCTCCAAACGTCCGTTCTCGGGTAATACCGGTGCGGTGGATGATAAAGGCAACGTGCTGCGTAACCTGAACGATGCTAACTTCAACCGCATGTGGGAATTCAACAACCGCGGTCTGGGAAGCAGAGTGGTTGCTGAACCGAAGCAGTAAGTGATGCGTATAAGGGGGGGCGTCAATCCCCCTTTTACTGCGACTGATTACGGGAAGCTGAATATACGCTTCTAAGCGGTTTTAAAAACCGTCTGATTGTTTTTTGGGATATCGTAGTCGGTGGAAATTACCTGTTTTCGAGGAATATCGTAATCGGATGGAATTGTCTGTTCTATCGTAAATGCAGCGTTTTGATTGCCTTCCGGGTGAGTATTCCAATCGGACGGCGTTGTACTTACCTGAGATTGTAATCGCTGTAGACGCCATTGCTCAAACTCTTCAAATGGAACGAGATCCGTATCATCGTCATCTAAAGCGTTAACGCTGGCGGTTAAGGATGTCTTAATATCAGAGGTGCCAGGAGATGAGCTCTCATTCCTGAACACACTCTCATCAAAGTGAACTTTTTTCTTCGATCCTCCCAATGAATCCATGAGTTTTTTGTACCGGGAATATTCGTTAGCGCTCATTCTTAATTTGGGATGCAAACACGAAACTCGCGGCTTAATGTCCGGGGGTTTAAGGTTCGTACGGGTTGCGACGTATCCGCTTGATGTATGAATACCTTGCGTTGAATGCGTTGAGTTGAATGACGTATCAACGGAGGAATCAATGCTTGAGGTTGAATGGCATAAACATGCGTTGATATTTAAAGGCATGAACCCTCCTGATAATACTCTTTATCAATGTAGGTGAAATAATAACAAGGAACAGCGTTCATCATATGACTGGTTACTCTTTAATAAGGCAAAGGGAGCGACTCTTTTTCCACCCTGCCTGTGGAAAATCCGCATAAAAAAGTTAAAGGGAAATGAGGAATATAAAAACAGAAATTAAAGTAGAGTGACTGACCAGATGATGAGTCCTTTCTTTACAGATAGTTCACAGTGCCTTCGGCCACCATTATTATGACTGCGGTAGTTTCTCTTCGATGTGCCCATCGGGCATAAAAAACCTCGCATTTGCGAGGTTTTTTGAACCACTTAATGCGCGTTAACTACCACCCACATTGGCCCCTGACCTACGGCATAACGCCCTTTCTCTTCCAGCAGACCCTGCTCGCCGTGAATTTCGTACAGCGCAATGTGGTGGGATTTTTGCCCGGCCGCAATCAGGTATTTACCGCTGTGATCGATATTAAAGCCACGCGGCTGGGTTTCTGTCGGCTGGAAGCCTTCAATCGCCAGCACACTGCCGTCTTCCGAGACGCTAAAGATGGTGATCAGGCTTGAGGTGCGGTCACAGGCATACAGGTGACGACCATCCGGCGTGAGGTGAATATCCGCAGCCCAACGGGTGTCGGAGAAATCAGACGGCATCATATCCAGCGTCTGCACACACTCAACCTTACCGTTAGGATCGTTCAGTTCCCACACGTCGACAGAACTGTTCAGCTCGTTAACCACGTAGGCATATTGCTGGTTTGGATGGAAGACCATATGACGCGGGCCAGCCCCCT from the unidentified bacterial endosymbiont genome contains:
- a CDS encoding putative acyl-CoA thioester hydrolase, which encodes MNISRISRLGLALAFGVTLSACSSTPPDQQPSEQVAPGTSSRPILSADEAKNFTQARYFTAMDPNAAPWTPSSINLPKQPDFVVGPAGSKGVTHTSIQAAVDAAITKHSASRQFIAILPGEYEGTVYVPAAPGSITLYGLGEKAIDVKIGLAIDSELDSTTWRHLVNPAGKYMPGKPAWYMFDSCQSKRTATTGVMCSAVLWSQNNGLQLQNLTIQNTVGDSVDAGNHQAVALRSDGDKVQLNNVNILGRQNTFFVTNSGVQNTLQNNRLTRTLVTNSYVEGDVDLVSGRGAVVFDNTEFRVVNSRTQQEGYVFAPATQSNLFYGFLAVNSRFNAYGNGVAQLGRALDVDSATNGQVVIRDSVINEGFNTAKPWADAAISKRPFSGNTGAVDDKGNVLRNLNDANFNRMWEFNNRGLGSRVVAEPKQ